A single window of Leeuwenhoekiella sp. MAR_2009_132 DNA harbors:
- the argG gene encoding argininosuccinate synthase, whose amino-acid sequence MKKLVLAYSGGLDTSYCAKYLSEEKGFEVHAVSINTGGFSQEGIDEIESKALKIGAKSYKNIQAVDRFYDKVVKNLIYGNVLKNNTYPLSVSAERIIQAVEIINYAKSIDAQYVAHGSTGAGNDQVRFDMIFQTLAPEIEIITPIRDLQLSRQAEIDYLKSHGIEMAWEKAKYSVNRGLWGTSVGGSETLTSHQGLPESAFPSQVEKTEAEQVTLTFTKGELTAVNGKSAGAVENIEKLQKLAATFGIGRDIHVGDTIIGIKGRVGFEAAAPVIIIKAHHLLEKHTLTKWQMQHKDYLANFYGMHLHEGQYLDPAMRNIEAFLEDSQKNVSGEVYVTLHPYRFTLEGIKSDHDLMNASFGAYGEMNKGWTADDAKGFIKITGNQNKIYNHVNGNS is encoded by the coding sequence ATGAAAAAATTAGTTCTCGCCTACAGTGGTGGTCTCGACACCAGTTATTGCGCAAAATACCTTTCTGAAGAAAAAGGCTTTGAAGTTCACGCGGTAAGTATAAATACCGGTGGTTTTAGCCAGGAAGGAATAGATGAAATTGAATCTAAAGCTCTAAAAATAGGAGCTAAATCCTATAAGAATATTCAGGCTGTAGATCGTTTTTACGATAAAGTAGTTAAAAATCTTATCTATGGTAATGTTTTAAAAAATAATACCTATCCTCTTTCGGTAAGTGCTGAACGTATTATTCAGGCAGTTGAAATTATCAATTATGCCAAATCTATAGATGCCCAATATGTTGCTCACGGGAGTACCGGTGCCGGTAATGATCAGGTGCGTTTTGATATGATTTTTCAAACATTAGCTCCAGAAATTGAGATCATAACGCCTATACGAGACCTGCAACTTTCTAGACAGGCAGAGATAGATTACTTAAAAAGTCATGGTATTGAAATGGCCTGGGAAAAGGCTAAATATTCAGTAAACCGTGGTCTTTGGGGGACCAGTGTAGGAGGAAGCGAAACCCTAACCTCACATCAGGGACTTCCGGAATCTGCATTCCCGTCACAGGTAGAAAAAACAGAAGCAGAGCAGGTAACCTTAACCTTTACCAAAGGAGAATTAACCGCTGTAAATGGTAAGTCTGCAGGAGCAGTAGAGAATATAGAAAAACTGCAAAAGCTGGCAGCAACCTTTGGTATAGGTCGTGATATTCACGTGGGAGATACTATTATAGGGATTAAAGGTCGAGTAGGTTTTGAAGCCGCAGCACCGGTAATTATTATAAAAGCACACCACTTATTAGAAAAGCATACGCTAACAAAATGGCAAATGCAGCACAAAGATTATCTGGCTAACTTTTATGGTATGCATTTGCATGAAGGTCAATACCTGGACCCGGCGATGCGTAATATAGAAGCGTTTTTAGAAGACAGTCAAAAAAATGTTAGTGGTGAAGTTTATGTAACCTTACATCCATATCGTTTTACGCTAGAAGGTATTAAGTCTGATCACGATTTGATGAATGCATCTTTTGGAGCTTATGGCGAAATGAATAAAGGATGGACTGCTGATGACGCTAAAGGTTTTATAAAAATTACAGGTAACCAAAACAAGATTTACAATCACGTAAACGGAAACTCATGA
- a CDS encoding aspartate aminotransferase family protein: MSLFDVYPLYDVTPIKAQDVWVYDAKPTKYLDLYGGHAVISIGHSHPKYVDNLTKQLGDIGFYSNAVHNPLQEALGERLPIQANCPGYQLFMCSSGAEANENALKMASFVTGRKKIVAFNNSFHGRTSAAVAATDNPKIVAPINAQQEVEFLPLGDLDALAGILAKGDVCAVIVEFIQGVGGLDISTKEFYEGVDKLCKQTGTILIADEVQAGFGRTGRFFAFQEYDVEPEVISMAKGMGNGFPVGGILIHPTIKAEYGMLGTTFGGNHLSCVAALTVLDVLEEEKLMEHALRVSDHFKAKTLDIPQIKGVKGRGLMLGLEFEFDTAALRKKLIYDQHIFTGSAKNKNLIRILPPLTVQNEHIDQFFDALKIELEKL; this comes from the coding sequence ATGAGTTTATTTGATGTTTACCCCTTATATGATGTAACGCCTATAAAGGCTCAGGATGTGTGGGTTTATGATGCAAAACCTACAAAATATCTTGATTTATATGGCGGTCATGCTGTGATTTCTATAGGACACTCGCATCCTAAATATGTTGACAATTTAACTAAACAACTGGGGGATATAGGCTTTTACAGCAATGCGGTGCACAACCCGTTGCAAGAGGCTTTAGGAGAACGTTTACCTATTCAAGCTAATTGTCCCGGTTACCAGCTGTTTATGTGCAGCAGTGGTGCAGAAGCTAATGAGAATGCACTTAAAATGGCATCATTTGTAACCGGCAGAAAAAAGATTGTTGCGTTTAACAACAGTTTCCACGGAAGAACATCTGCGGCTGTTGCAGCGACCGATAACCCTAAAATTGTTGCTCCTATAAATGCACAACAGGAGGTAGAATTTTTACCTTTGGGAGATCTTGACGCTCTAGCTGGAATATTAGCTAAGGGCGATGTTTGTGCCGTGATTGTAGAATTTATTCAGGGCGTAGGTGGTTTAGACATCAGCACTAAAGAATTTTATGAAGGCGTTGATAAGCTTTGTAAGCAGACCGGGACGATCTTAATTGCAGATGAAGTACAGGCCGGTTTTGGACGTACCGGAAGATTCTTTGCATTTCAGGAATACGATGTGGAGCCAGAGGTGATTTCAATGGCAAAAGGTATGGGTAATGGCTTCCCGGTAGGAGGTATTTTAATTCATCCTACGATTAAAGCAGAATACGGGATGCTGGGAACCACCTTTGGAGGCAATCATCTGTCTTGTGTCGCAGCTTTAACCGTACTCGATGTTTTAGAAGAAGAAAAACTTATGGAACATGCTCTGCGTGTTTCTGATCACTTTAAGGCAAAAACCTTAGATATTCCGCAGATAAAAGGAGTGAAAGGCCGCGGTTTAATGCTAGGTCTTGAGTTTGAATTTGACACCGCAGCGTTGCGTAAAAAGCTTATTTACGATCAGCATATTTTTACAGGAAGCGCAAAAAATAAAAATCTGATACGTATACTTCCGCCACTTACCGTGCAGAATGAGCATATTGATCAGTTTTTTGATGCACTAAAAATAGAATTAGAAAAATTATAA
- the proC gene encoding pyrroline-5-carboxylate reductase: protein MKIAIIGTGNLGLAIAKGLITNNAITSLYMTRRNPVGIESYAEYKNVYVTSNNIEAVQKSDIIIFAVQPAQLSAILNDIKGELTDKHVLISTITGYQISQIEAIVGTDQFIIRAMPNTAIAVGASMTCLASNEKGMKRIKIAEAIFNRLGNSLVIPESQMQAATVVCASGIAFWMRLIRATTQAAIQLGFDAKEAQELAMHTCNGASKLLIESGNHPEEEIDRVTTPKGCTIEGLNEMEHKGLSSSLIQGMVASFNKINVIKTDQK from the coding sequence ATGAAAATAGCAATTATAGGAACCGGAAACCTTGGGCTGGCTATAGCTAAAGGTCTTATTACAAATAACGCCATTACCTCGTTATACATGACCCGCCGGAATCCGGTTGGGATAGAATCATATGCAGAATATAAGAATGTGTATGTAACTTCAAATAATATTGAAGCTGTACAGAAATCTGATATTATCATATTTGCAGTTCAGCCGGCTCAATTGAGTGCTATTTTAAACGATATTAAAGGAGAACTTACCGATAAGCATGTATTGATTTCTACAATTACAGGATATCAAATTTCACAGATTGAAGCGATTGTAGGTACAGATCAATTTATCATACGAGCAATGCCTAATACTGCTATAGCTGTAGGTGCTTCTATGACGTGTTTAGCCAGTAATGAAAAAGGGATGAAGCGCATAAAAATTGCTGAAGCGATTTTTAATCGATTAGGAAATAGTCTTGTAATTCCTGAGAGTCAAATGCAGGCGGCGACAGTGGTTTGTGCAAGTGGTATAGCATTCTGGATGCGTTTAATACGGGCAACTACGCAAGCAGCTATTCAATTAGGTTTTGATGCAAAAGAAGCGCAAGAGCTTGCAATGCATACGTGTAATGGAGCTTCAAAACTGCTTATTGAATCGGGAAATCATCCTGAGGAAGAAATAGACCGGGTGACTACCCCAAAAGGCTGTACCATAGAAGGACTAAACGAGATGGAACATAAAGGTTTGAGTTCGTCTTTAATACAGGGAATGGTAGCTTCTTTTAATAAAATTAATGTGATTAAAACCGATCAGAAATAA
- the argB gene encoding acetylglutamate kinase yields the protein MKNLNIVKVGGNIIESGEDLQAFLDAFAALSAPKILVHGGGKLASQLAERLGIPVKMTNGRRITDAETVEVITMVYGGKVNKSIVAGLQARNCNAIGFSGADGNSIRSIKRPVKDVDFGFVGDVVGVNSELIDKLLSLDITPVFCAITHDGKGQLLNTNADTIACELAIGLSKEYEVTLNYCFEKAGVLLDINDETSVVKEIDTSKYSELLKDQVIADGMLPKLENCFYALKNGVSKVQLGKPQMLQNTTTNFTTLRL from the coding sequence ATGAAAAACCTGAATATTGTTAAAGTAGGCGGAAACATTATAGAAAGTGGAGAAGATCTTCAAGCTTTTTTAGATGCTTTTGCAGCTTTATCAGCACCTAAAATCTTAGTTCACGGTGGTGGGAAACTTGCGAGTCAATTAGCAGAACGGTTAGGAATACCGGTTAAAATGACAAACGGCCGGAGAATTACAGATGCCGAAACCGTAGAAGTAATTACAATGGTTTATGGAGGTAAGGTTAATAAATCTATTGTGGCCGGTTTGCAAGCCAGAAACTGCAATGCGATTGGGTTTTCAGGAGCAGACGGTAATAGCATACGTTCTATAAAGCGCCCGGTTAAAGACGTTGATTTTGGCTTCGTGGGTGATGTTGTAGGCGTAAATTCAGAATTGATAGATAAATTATTGAGTCTAGATATAACTCCAGTGTTTTGTGCAATTACGCACGATGGTAAAGGACAGTTACTTAATACCAATGCAGATACGATTGCGTGCGAACTCGCAATTGGTCTTTCAAAAGAATATGAGGTAACGCTCAATTATTGCTTTGAGAAAGCCGGAGTGTTGTTAGATATAAATGATGAGACTTCAGTAGTAAAGGAAATAGATACTTCTAAATATTCAGAATTACTAAAAGATCAGGTTATCGCAGATGGGATGCTTCCGAAGTTAGAAAATTGTTTTTACGCTCTAAAAAACGGAGTAAGCAAAGTTCAATTGGGAAAACCGCAAATGCTTCAAAATACCACTACTAATTTTACAACCTTAAGACTGTAA
- the argC gene encoding N-acetyl-gamma-glutamyl-phosphate reductase — MIKAGIVGGAGYTAGELLRILLNHSQVELSFVYSTSNAGNLLSDVHQDLLGSTALRFADAVDFSVDVVFLCLGHGNSKAFLDAHVFEERTIIIDLSNDFRLKPDAEFQGREFIYGLTELNRDSIKQAGSIANPGCFATAIQLALLPLADSKKITADIHVNAVTGATGAGTSLSATTHYTWRDNNFSYYKPFTHQHMGEINQTVSQLQSNFDNEIFFLPNRGNFSRGIFATAYTRFDGDLDGIKKVYQDYYADTPFTFISDADVHMKQVVNTNKCLIHLHKQGNQLLITSCIDNLLKGASGQAVENMNLIFGLPQTEGLNLKGSYF, encoded by the coding sequence ATGATCAAAGCAGGAATCGTAGGTGGAGCAGGATATACGGCAGGCGAACTGCTGCGTATTTTGCTAAATCACTCACAAGTTGAACTGAGTTTTGTTTACAGCACCTCAAACGCAGGTAATCTCCTTAGCGATGTGCATCAGGATTTATTAGGCAGCACAGCACTGCGATTTGCTGATGCAGTTGATTTTTCGGTTGATGTGGTTTTTCTGTGTTTGGGTCACGGTAATTCAAAGGCATTTTTAGATGCGCATGTGTTTGAAGAGCGTACTATTATAATAGACCTAAGTAATGATTTTCGCCTAAAACCAGATGCAGAATTTCAAGGTCGCGAATTTATATACGGCTTAACAGAATTAAATAGAGACAGTATTAAACAAGCAGGATCTATTGCAAATCCGGGTTGCTTTGCAACAGCAATTCAATTGGCCTTATTACCGCTCGCTGATTCCAAAAAGATTACAGCAGATATTCATGTTAACGCGGTAACGGGAGCAACTGGCGCAGGGACCTCACTTTCTGCAACTACACATTACACGTGGAGAGATAATAACTTCTCATACTATAAGCCTTTTACCCATCAACATATGGGTGAAATTAATCAGACGGTATCACAGTTACAATCTAATTTTGATAATGAGATTTTCTTTTTGCCCAACCGAGGTAATTTTTCAAGAGGAATTTTTGCTACTGCATATACTAGATTTGATGGTGATTTAGATGGGATTAAAAAAGTGTATCAAGATTATTATGCTGATACACCTTTCACATTTATTTCTGATGCAGATGTGCATATGAAACAGGTGGTGAACACAAATAAATGTCTGATTCATCTACACAAACAGGGAAATCAATTGCTAATTACGAGCTGTATAGACAATCTTTTAAAAGGAGCTTCAGGGCAGGCAGTAGAAAATATGAATCTTATTTTTGGACTTCCGCAAACTGAAGGTCTTAATTTAAAAGGTAGTTATTTCTAA
- a CDS encoding N-acetylornithine carbamoyltransferase yields the protein MKKYTSLDDITDLQELIAQARELKNNPYSYEQLGKRKRLVMLFFNSSLRTRLSTEKAACNLGMDVTVMNFNSDAWKLEFEDGTVMNTDTSEHIKEAAQVISQYGDIIAVRAFPTLTDKAKDESEYVISNFVKYASVPVINMESATAHPLQALADAITITELSQKKKPKVVLSWAPHPKALPHAVANSFIGMMQKMDVDFTITHPKGYELSDAVIKDSTVEYDQNAALKDADFVYVKNWSNYENYGKVLATTDSHSSWTITEEKLGDAKFMHCLPVRRNVIVTDGVLDGKNSVVIEQANNRTYSAQVVLKKILENLN from the coding sequence ATGAAAAAATACACCAGTTTAGACGACATTACAGATCTACAGGAACTTATTGCGCAAGCGCGCGAACTTAAAAATAATCCGTATTCTTATGAGCAATTGGGTAAGCGTAAGCGCCTGGTAATGCTATTTTTTAATTCAAGCTTACGCACGCGCTTGAGTACCGAAAAAGCAGCCTGTAATTTAGGAATGGATGTCACGGTGATGAATTTTAATAGTGATGCCTGGAAGCTCGAGTTTGAGGATGGCACTGTTATGAATACAGATACCTCAGAGCATATTAAGGAAGCTGCACAGGTAATCTCGCAATATGGCGATATAATTGCGGTACGTGCTTTTCCTACTCTTACCGATAAAGCTAAAGATGAGTCAGAGTATGTGATTTCCAACTTTGTGAAGTATGCATCTGTGCCTGTTATAAATATGGAAAGTGCTACGGCACACCCGCTACAGGCACTTGCAGACGCAATTACTATTACCGAATTGTCACAGAAAAAGAAACCAAAAGTTGTTTTAAGTTGGGCTCCACATCCTAAAGCGTTGCCTCATGCAGTGGCAAACTCGTTTATAGGAATGATGCAAAAAATGGATGTAGATTTTACCATAACACATCCTAAAGGTTATGAATTAAGTGATGCTGTTATAAAAGATTCTACGGTAGAATACGATCAGAATGCAGCTTTAAAAGATGCAGATTTTGTCTATGTGAAAAACTGGAGTAATTATGAGAACTACGGAAAAGTTCTTGCGACCACAGATTCTCACAGTAGTTGGACCATTACAGAAGAAAAACTAGGCGACGCTAAATTTATGCATTGCCTGCCGGTGAGGCGTAATGTTATTGTTACAGATGGTGTTTTAGATGGAAAGAATTCTGTGGTCATTGAGCAGGCCAATAACCGCACATACTCCGCTCAGGTTGTTTTAAAAAAGATTTTAGAAAATCTGAATTAA
- the argH gene encoding argininosuccinate lyase: MKLWDKGANIDDKIIKFTVGNDREIDTHIAKYDVQATRAHVIMLQKVGIITAHELENLLPQLEILEAHTQNPDFFIEPEYEDIHSKIEAELTLILGETGKKVHTARSRNDQVLVALHLYYKDQLQQIRVRTVALFDTLMKLAEKHQHKLLPGYTHLQVAMPSSFGLWFSAYAELLIDDLTLLNATLQIVDQNPLGSAAGYGSSFPIDRNLTTKEMGFATLKFNVVAAQMSRGKSERTLASTLGSLANTLSRFAMDICLYMSQNFGFISFPEQLTTGSSIMPHKKNPDVFELIRGKCNKIQALSTEMILITNNLPSGYHRDYQLLKENTINAIENIKDILEIFEYSIAQIVVKDIDLTEDKYKYIFTVDSINNLVVEGKSFREAYKTVGGEVQAGTYKPDEGRKHTHLGSIHNPGFAEIKEKMRKVSTALDIS, translated from the coding sequence ATGAAACTTTGGGATAAAGGCGCAAACATAGATGACAAAATCATCAAATTTACGGTAGGTAATGATCGTGAGATAGATACGCATATTGCAAAATATGATGTACAGGCAACACGTGCTCACGTGATTATGCTTCAAAAAGTAGGGATTATTACTGCTCACGAATTAGAAAATTTGTTACCGCAATTAGAAATTCTTGAGGCTCATACACAGAATCCAGATTTTTTTATTGAGCCAGAATATGAAGATATTCATAGTAAGATAGAAGCAGAATTAACTCTTATTTTAGGCGAAACCGGTAAAAAAGTACACACTGCACGTTCCCGAAATGATCAGGTTCTGGTAGCATTACATCTGTATTACAAAGATCAGTTACAGCAAATACGGGTGCGCACTGTTGCGCTTTTTGATACCTTGATGAAACTTGCCGAAAAGCATCAACACAAGTTACTTCCCGGGTATACACATTTGCAGGTAGCTATGCCCAGTAGTTTTGGGTTGTGGTTTTCTGCGTATGCAGAGTTATTAATAGACGATCTTACTTTACTCAATGCAACACTGCAAATTGTAGATCAGAATCCGTTAGGATCTGCAGCAGGTTATGGAAGTTCGTTTCCTATAGACCGAAATCTTACGACCAAAGAGATGGGTTTTGCCACCTTAAAATTTAATGTAGTTGCCGCACAAATGTCTCGAGGTAAAAGTGAACGTACGCTAGCTTCTACTTTAGGAAGTCTTGCAAACACGCTCTCTCGCTTTGCGATGGATATCTGCTTGTATATGAGTCAAAATTTTGGATTTATAAGCTTCCCGGAACAATTAACAACGGGCAGCAGTATTATGCCCCACAAAAAAAATCCTGATGTTTTTGAATTGATACGTGGTAAGTGTAATAAAATTCAGGCCTTGAGTACCGAAATGATTTTAATTACCAATAACCTGCCTAGTGGTTACCACAGAGATTATCAATTGCTAAAGGAAAATACCATCAATGCGATTGAAAATATTAAAGATATTCTTGAAATTTTTGAGTACAGCATTGCTCAAATCGTAGTGAAAGACATAGATCTTACTGAAGATAAATACAAATACATATTTACAGTAGACAGTATTAATAATCTTGTTGTAGAAGGTAAATCTTTTCGTGAGGCGTATAAAACAGTAGGAGGAGAGGTGCAGGCCGGAACCTATAAACCAGATGAAGGTAGAAAACATACCCATTTGGGAAGTATTCATAATCCGGGATTTGCTGAGATTAAGGAGAAAATGCGCAAAGTTTCTACCGCTTTAGATATTAGTTAA
- a CDS encoding efflux RND transporter periplasmic adaptor subunit: protein MKRMLMMLGFGALLFHVSCKSEHHEKEEEVKFLVTNPIRKDTILTKDYVSQIQSSRHIELRAQERGYLQKIYVDEGQFVKEGQLLFQILPRIYEAEVQKSKAEAEVAKIEYENTKLLADSDVVSKNELAMTKAKMDKANAELSLANVHLGFTQIRAPFDGIVDRFHVRLGSLVDEGELLTNLSDNATMWVYYNVPEAEYLDYQTNLKTADKPQVNLLMANNKYFQHPGVVETIEADFNNETGNIPFRATFPNPEGLLRHGETGNIHVTIPITGALLIPQKATFEVLDKKYVYVIDKDNRVKSREITILNEMPHLYVVSKGLSENDKILLEGLRLVRENDKIEYEVKDAKSVISNLDLYAE, encoded by the coding sequence ATGAAAAGAATGCTCATGATGTTAGGCTTTGGGGCACTATTGTTCCATGTAAGCTGTAAGTCAGAACACCACGAAAAAGAAGAAGAAGTAAAATTCTTAGTTACAAACCCCATTCGTAAAGACACGATTCTCACAAAAGACTACGTGTCACAAATTCAATCAAGTCGCCACATAGAATTACGCGCCCAGGAACGCGGCTACCTTCAGAAAATATACGTAGATGAAGGACAATTTGTAAAGGAAGGACAGCTGCTGTTTCAAATTCTACCCAGAATCTATGAAGCGGAAGTTCAAAAATCAAAAGCTGAAGCTGAAGTTGCCAAAATAGAATACGAGAATACTAAGTTACTCGCAGACAGTGATGTTGTTTCTAAAAACGAACTGGCAATGACAAAGGCTAAAATGGATAAGGCTAACGCAGAATTGTCACTCGCTAACGTACATCTGGGTTTCACTCAAATACGAGCTCCTTTTGACGGTATTGTAGACCGTTTTCACGTGCGCTTGGGAAGCCTTGTAGATGAAGGTGAGTTGCTCACAAATTTATCTGATAATGCCACTATGTGGGTGTATTATAATGTGCCCGAAGCAGAATATCTCGATTATCAGACAAATCTAAAGACTGCAGACAAGCCACAGGTAAACTTACTTATGGCTAACAATAAATACTTTCAACACCCCGGTGTTGTAGAAACTATTGAAGCAGATTTTAATAACGAGACCGGTAACATTCCTTTTAGAGCAACCTTCCCTAATCCAGAAGGATTATTACGACATGGAGAGACTGGTAATATTCATGTTACTATACCTATTACAGGAGCATTATTAATTCCGCAGAAAGCCACTTTTGAAGTTCTTGACAAAAAATATGTTTATGTAATTGACAAAGACAATCGCGTAAAATCTCGTGAGATTACCATTTTAAATGAGATGCCACATCTTTATGTGGTTTCAAAAGGTTTATCTGAAAATGATAAGATTTTATTAGAAGGTTTACGTCTGGTACGTGAAAATGATAAAATAGAGTACGAGGTTAAAGATGCTAAGTCTGTAATTTCTAATCTTGATTTGTATGCAGAGTAA
- a CDS encoding GNAT family N-acetyltransferase, which yields MEIIIANKSHAGYAQYICDTIAESAKVRGTGIAKRTPEYVITKMENGNAVIALDGEKFAGFCYIEAWGHGKFVANSGLIVHPDYRGSGLARQIKEAIFKHSRFKYPDAKVFGITTGLAVMKINSDLGYRPVTFSELTDDPTFWKGCQTCRNYDILQRTEQKMCLCTGMLYDPVKEEKKKAAETEVKKEMNPKAFTRLKSIKEHLFLKKDKKKQD from the coding sequence ATGGAAATTATTATTGCAAATAAATCCCATGCGGGATATGCACAATACATATGCGATACTATCGCAGAATCAGCAAAAGTTCGCGGTACCGGTATTGCAAAACGTACACCTGAGTATGTAATCACTAAGATGGAAAACGGAAATGCCGTTATTGCACTTGATGGTGAGAAATTTGCAGGTTTCTGTTATATAGAAGCCTGGGGTCACGGTAAATTTGTTGCCAATAGCGGTCTTATCGTACACCCTGATTACAGAGGCAGCGGTCTTGCCAGACAAATTAAAGAAGCCATTTTTAAGCATTCCCGATTTAAATATCCTGATGCTAAAGTTTTTGGTATTACTACAGGTCTTGCTGTGATGAAAATCAATTCAGATTTAGGATACAGACCAGTTACATTCTCTGAACTTACAGATGATCCTACGTTCTGGAAAGGGTGTCAAACATGTCGCAATTATGATATTCTGCAGCGTACTGAGCAAAAAATGTGCTTATGTACAGGGATGTTGTACGATCCTGTAAAAGAGGAAAAAAAGAAGGCGGCAGAAACCGAAGTAAAGAAAGAAATGAATCCTAAGGCTTTTACACGTTTAAAAAGTATTAAAGAACATTTGTTTCTCAAGAAAGATAAAAAAAAACAAGATTAA
- a CDS encoding M20/M25/M40 family metallo-hydrolase: MNIEKLTQEALELLKNLISTQSFSSEEEGTAAFIENWFKAHEIPFRRQANNIWATNKNFEEGKTTLLLNSHHDTVQPNNGYTRDPYSPDIEDGKLYGLGSNDAGGCLVSLIATFTYFYAHENPKYNLVIVASGEEESSGPNGLNSMLEVIPHIDVAIVGEPTLMNLAIAEKGLVVFDAKVLGKPSHAAHPNDNNAIYNCIPVLQWFHDFKFEKVSEALGEVKMTVTQINGGKQHNAVPADVDLVVDVRVNDQYSNQEIAQLLKDRAPCDSIVARSLRLNSSSIPKDHDLVKAGIALGRSTYGSPTLSDQAVLTCPSLKLGPGDSTRSHSANEFIYVQEIEEGIQIYIDLLKSIL, translated from the coding sequence ATGAACATAGAAAAACTTACGCAAGAGGCGCTAGAATTATTGAAGAATTTGATTTCTACGCAATCTTTTTCTTCAGAAGAAGAAGGTACCGCGGCTTTTATTGAAAATTGGTTTAAGGCACATGAGATACCCTTTCGCCGTCAGGCAAATAATATTTGGGCAACTAATAAAAACTTTGAAGAAGGTAAAACCACATTACTGTTAAATAGTCATCACGACACGGTTCAACCTAATAATGGCTATACACGCGACCCGTACTCGCCAGATATTGAAGATGGTAAATTATATGGTTTAGGAAGTAATGATGCGGGCGGTTGTTTGGTTTCTTTAATAGCAACCTTTACCTATTTCTATGCTCACGAGAACCCCAAATACAACCTGGTTATCGTAGCGAGTGGTGAGGAAGAAAGCAGCGGTCCTAACGGTTTAAACAGTATGCTTGAGGTAATACCGCATATTGATGTGGCTATAGTGGGGGAGCCTACCTTGATGAATTTAGCAATTGCAGAAAAGGGTTTGGTTGTTTTTGATGCTAAAGTATTAGGAAAACCATCTCACGCTGCACACCCTAATGATAATAATGCCATTTACAATTGTATTCCGGTATTGCAGTGGTTTCACGATTTTAAGTTTGAAAAAGTTTCTGAAGCTTTAGGAGAAGTTAAAATGACCGTTACACAGATTAATGGCGGGAAACAGCACAATGCGGTGCCTGCAGATGTTGATCTTGTTGTAGATGTACGTGTAAATGATCAATATAGCAATCAGGAAATTGCTCAGTTACTAAAAGATAGAGCTCCTTGTGATTCTATTGTAGCGCGTAGTTTGCGTTTAAACTCATCTTCTATTCCTAAAGATCACGATCTGGTAAAAGCTGGTATCGCGTTGGGTAGAAGTACATATGGTTCTCCTACATTAAGTGATCAGGCAGTTTTGACGTGTCCGTCTCTAAAATTAGGTCCGGGAGACAGCACACGTTCACATAGCGCTAATGAGTTTATTTATGTACAGGAAATTGAAGAAGGTATTCAGATTTACATAGATTTGCTTAAAAGTATACTGTAA